The Musa acuminata AAA Group cultivar baxijiao chromosome BXJ3-6, Cavendish_Baxijiao_AAA, whole genome shotgun sequence region TCAGGTTTGGAGACCAAAACTGTGTGCATACACATGACGAATATAAAGATAGACTATGCATATACAGCcacctctcctcttctccctggCCCTCTCTACTTCATCCCCCGATAGCCATCTTCCTCTGGTCCCAAGGCCCCCTCCCTGGCCTTCGCTGAAAGCCTCGCTTTGCTTCTCCATTTGATAACCCCTCATGGAATTCTTGAACCTTTAATGTTAATCTTCCTTTGTTTTGTCATTCTTGTTGTTAGATTTGGGCAATGCAATACTTCAATAACTAAATAAATGTAATTCTATGTTCTAGTGATGATATTTTGGAATTTGGATATGAGATGATATGGAATTCATGTATAgtctagtttttattttaatgattgtctgtcctaattttttttataattttcatatTGCTGAGCGTCTCAATCTGAAGCCTAGTGCCTCAGGTGTTTTGGAGCCTTGGTGCCTTTAACAACCATGGCCTTCCTCCGGCAATAAATTGACATACATTCTGACTTGTGTCAGGGAATCCTAACATGCATAAGCTTTGAAATACCTTAATCATGTGCTTCTAGCCATATCAGATTTGCAATAATTTCTTTAAAATTGTGCAGAGATTCAGTTAAACAAATATGTAAATAGAGTTTGGAGTGGGATGAGATCAGTGACTTACCAGTTCTGACCATAGATATCATCCTCAGCTCTGCTTCTTCACGTGAGAGAGGATATATGACTTGATCCCTCAAAGTCCCTAGGCTTGTATATGGCTGCTGTGGAACATAAAACATGTTGTGGCAGGGCTTCACAAGACTTCCAGATACAATTGGCCATAAGCCTCGAAGAGCTCTAAAAAGGGAACTTTTTCCACTCCCATTTGGACCTTCAAACAACCAGAAAATtctattatgtttatgtttaaaacaaaataaaatcaaattctTTCATACTGACCAGTAACAAGTAGACTTTTCCCATGTACGATATCACAAGTCAATTGCTTAGCCAGTAGCTTTTGTGATGGAGTAATAATATCCACCTTTCTGAATGAAATAATATCTTGAGCATGGGTGTCATTTGCATCAGAGCACAAAGAAGCATCAGGTAAAGAACTCTCTGCATGTTTGAAGAAATTGCCATACAATACTTTTTTTAGCACTCAGCCATGAAACCAAAAGgcaatattcagtgatagcaattGATCAAAAAGCAAACGAGAAAGTGCTGCTTGAAGAAATGCTCAGTAACACCAGTTTCATGAtagattttatttgttattaaaaTTGAAGCTGAGGAAAATAAGTTATGTAATCCTAAATAAGGGTGACAAAGCCTACAACCAGAATCTCAACAGTAGAATGATCATATGCCTGTGCACAATCACATATGTACCACACTAGTCCAAGTATACATGCATATCCAGACATTTTAAGCTAAACTGCTTAACATAATTTTTACTTTTTTAGCATGACTTTTAGTGCATAATTGCTGAGATTGCAACCGAAAACTGCACATATTACAGCATCCATCAAGGAACAGTAATTACATATTGTCAGTGTCCTTATATACTGATAGAACATTTTAGTGATATCAGTCATTCCCACATTGCATGTCTTTTCCTATAGAACCTACATTGGCATTACTTcaaagtgaaaatatatttggacTATGACAGAAAAGAAAATACACCAGTGACCAGACACAGGTTTGCCACATGTCTTTTTGACTATGACAGAAATGAAGATACACTAGACACACGCTTGCCACGTACtagagatataaaaaaaaaacaagaaacctGCAAATGACTTTTGACCATGACAAAAGAAATATAAGATACACCAGCcacaaaattgctgcataaagtTAATATAAGTCAGTGCGAGATGTTTTAGAATGCAATGGAAAAAAACTATCGTTATAGTTACTAAGGATGCTTACCGTTTTGGGCAGCATCAAAAAGTTCTTCGAGCTCAAAAATCCTATTTATACCACCAGAGAGCTCAAGAAACTTCTTATGCAACTGAAGAATATCTCCAAATGCTAAAAAGCTTTGCGACACAACAGATGCTAAGAACCGCAGTGCATGTGCAAGCTCCCCTGAGAAAGAAAATACAGTTTTGAATAAGACAAGTTTTTGTTACTCAATTAACTTAAACAACCTCATTTTTTATCAACCTTGAGTGGAAGTCAGTGCACGGTCGCCTTTATGCTCCACAGCGTACAATAGGCTTAGTACCCAAGTTACATTGTGCGGGAGTTGTTTTGTGATGAAATCATCCAGTATACCATATAGCCACTTATTTCTCAGGTGGATCTCACAGTGCTGAAGCAATTCCCTGAATCTTGAATCAAGCATCTGTTTGATAATATTCAGAACATTAGAAACAACACCAAACTAACGCAATATCATCAGAAGTTTAGGTGATAAAAAATAGTTCAAAATGTATCAGATGTGAAGTCCAATACGTCAAAACAAGTAGCGAATTATTGAGTCCTCTGAACATTAAGATATTGAATACTTCAGAATAGTAGTTAATATTTACACAAATTGACTAAACAATATTACAAATATGTTAAATCAAGAATTGCAGTGCTAAAACGGTGATCATACTGTACAGAAAAAAAAGTACGAACAAATCATGCCAATCAATTGACATAAACCGTGTCACAGAATGTCAATCCTTGTGTTGAAATTTTTTAAAAACTATTCTTTAAAGATGTTTTGTGAAGTTGTCAAAATACAAGGCATGGAGATTGACAGAAAACTGAGTGGAGCAACCAATTAGTGCTTCAATCATTTGGTCATACGATAGGAGCTTGACCAAGAAAATGAAATTATTGAACCATGAGATGCTCATTCAAGTTAGTACCTcatgtttaaataataaaatgaagCAAAGAATGATAATAATATGACTGAAACAGTAAGGATTGGTTAAAACAGAAGACTGGCATCTTGGCATAAAACCAATATGAGAAGTGCAACGAACTTACTGCTTTTTCCCGAGAACCACCACCAAAGAAAGCAATAGATTCAGCATGTGTGCGTAGTCTTGAGTGCATATACCTAGTGAACAGGATCAGAAATGCTTGATAAAGAACTAAAGATTAAAAAGCATATAAACAATTATGCAAGTGGAGAAGAAAAACTACATATATAATAGCTCAAGAGAATAACAAAAAAGCTTACCTAAAAGTCCCCTCAAGCTGTTGTTCCTTACTTGCTAGATCACCAAATTCTGGAGCGACACTTCTCAAAAGGCCCAAACCCAGAAGCATATAAGCATACAATATAGCAACTCCTCTTCTTCCACTTAAGAGTTTCATCCTCCATGTGAACctgaatatatataattttttttggaagtAACCAGCAGCAGTCAGGATTTATATCGATGTTTCATATTTAGTAGTTCCTAGAAAGTAATAAAGTTTGTGGCTGCACAATTATACTACAATCAAACACTCACCAAATAATGTCTACAGATGGTTTTACCATACCAGTAACCAATCCTGAGAGGTCAGAAGTCAACTTTTCAACATCATGTGTTATTCTCTGATCTGCATCAATATGTTTACCAGACATGTGGAACACCTGGAATTAAAACCACCTGATGAAATCTCACAGAAGCATCACAATAAGGAAAATACTGTATTAAACTTATCATTTATTACTGAATATTATCAAGTATTAGCAAGAATATGTCAAATGACAGTTTCAGTTCATACACAACAGAATGAGTGAGCATGGAAACTTCTCACCAGTGAACAGAGAGGCAAAATAGTGATGGTTTCCCTATCTCCAGCAGTTGGACTCTTTAAATTGGGACAATAGTCTTTTATAGAGAAACAAAAATGAAGGCACTGAATGAAGAACCATGTATAAGGTTCAGATTTTTGAGGAAGTTCTTGCAACATAAGCATGTTTAATTTCATAGACTGAAGTAACTCAACTAAGGATCGTGCTGCAATCAGGTAACCATCCACCTGTTTAGCTCCTATGTCTTATGGTTAACATTCTCCTAGGTTTTAAATACTCAATTCCATGGTCCATAACAATCGGTATTTACCGGTCCGAGCTATCGAAtggtatttgatatattttttaattttcttcagCTGATATCAGGCAATATGGGCTGCTATACCACCTGGTACACCAGTAACATTCCATCTGGTAGATCACTGACATTAGACTGGACCGAGATTTAAAATATTGATATTCTCCTTATTTGATCCTCCTAAATCTTAGCTTCTAATCAACCAATCATCTCCTATCCTAAGTTTTCCTTAATTTCCCGGTTCTCCACAGGAAAGTAGAAGCAATCATCACATCAACTATATTATAACCAAACAAATTCAACAGAAAATCATTGATGTACTTTAGAGCATGGTTCGTCTTACCGATCCATACCGAGTGTGCCAGCACATAGTATATGAGGCATACCAATGTATCACCAATAATGGTTCCCTATCGAACTGGTATGTACCGCTCGTACCGAACGGTATGCCACGGTATGACGAACCTTGCTTTAGAGTTAAAACTATATTCATCTCAGCACTTTAAAGTTTATCAGTCGGTAAGTTGAGTCTTGAGATTGCTGGTCTCATCCAGCATAAAAACCTTCAATTTCCATTTTGGCATCACATAATGAACACTTAACGTGTGATCCTAAACGAAGCATATCTGCTCCCCAAAAATAACCTGTTTTATTCCAAAGaatttctaaaaataaatttaaaacccACGTATGTATTAATGTGTGGGAAGACAAGTTTAGGAAAGGAATTACCTTGTAAAAAGTATTTCTCTTCAGATAATTTTTAAGTAAATGATGAGTTAATCGAATTCGCCATCCAAGGGCAAGCCTGGCAGTGAGATGCCTGAAACAATGAAAGCTAGTTTAGGTACCTATGAGCTTAATTGTGGTACTATATGTTCTGAATTGTTGGAACGTCAGAATAGCATATGAATCAAGTCATGGAAAGATAGACTAGCATATAAAACTGTAGTTTATGAATTAATTGAGAGCACATAATGAAAAACTAGACCACAAAATGCGTAAATATCAAATGTAACAACTCAATTATCGATAATGACCAGCTAATGAGTGATCAAAGTAGCAAAGAAAAAGCATACAAATAGATACTACGTGACTGCTTATAGAACTTTTTAAGACAAAGTATATCTAAAATGGAAGGGCAAGAACAATGAATTCCAAGATCAATCAGAATTCCAGAAATGTTTGTTCAACAATCCCTTGCAGACTGAGCAAATAGTTCCTGAACATATTCCCTTGCAGACTGAGAATCCAGCATGAGATTCTCAGATGTACTAGCAGGACATATTCAATGATCTGTATGGGGGAAGAACTCAATAACACTGAACCTTCGACCAAGCGGATTTATGACTTCGTGGAGGAGTTGCCTTTTTTGTTGCAGAAAAACTATAAACCAAAAATAAAACAATCTCTAATGTTTGGAATCAAAGTACCCAAAACAAGGAACTAAGCAAAGATCTTGGGAGCAATAGTTGCTCGGACTTCTTGCGCTGAATGTGCTGGTTGCTCGCTGACGGTTTttggttctcctccttccttctccctctctctTGGCCGATGGCACCTCTGCTTGGTACTTGCTAATGGCTGCTACTTAGCCGAAGGCTGGAGACGTTTGCGGCCTTCGATGTCTTCGTCGAATGCCGTAGATAAGGAGAAGACCGCATTCTTCTCCTCGTCTGATGCAACGAGTAGAAGAAAAGGAGGTGACGCCACCGAGGCAACATACacctcctttttttattttttaatgttattttttaatgttattttttaatatttttatatattaagtaCACCTTGGCATACTGCTCTGTACGGTACAAAATTATGAACCTTGGTGGGAACATCTATCCAACATTAGTATAGGAAAACCCCAttagtttttttccttttttattttccaaCTAAATGGCTCCAGTTAACTCTAGCCTCTTGGAAGAAATAAAAAAACATTAGCCATAATTATTATCTAAGAAAGCCAAAATCACTCCTATAAGGAACAAAGGTTAATCTTAATTAATGCACAGGAACAAAACTGGATAATTTAGACAAGTATGCTAGTCTGGATGAGATCACTAGAATATATGGAGCCTTAATACTAGTGCATCAAAAAGATGAACAACACTAAACATAACCACACAATTAGGTGGTGGTATTGTAAGACAAATGAGCTTTGAACTAAAACTTGTCGTTCATGTTGGCATTTGACAAGTTAAAAATTGACCTAGCAACAAACTGGGATTTTGTATATGGTCAGAAGATTTAACTTCTCTTCTTGTGGAACTGTGTTTTCCAACTATTTGACATTCAAATGGCAATTATTCTTTTATATAAATACATTTTCCAAGTAATCGAGAACAAATCATTCAAGAATGATAGATTCTATAATTAGTTTTTGATTTACTGGAAACTATATATGACAAGTAGAATCTGGTAAGGTATTTCCTAAAATTTACCTATGACAACCAAGATTACAAACCAAGGCAAAAAAACAGTAACCATTGCCAAGAAAACCTCAAGGCAAAAAATAGTGACTAATCAGTGAACAATGGGTTTGAAGAGGAGAGTGAACATAATTATGCATGCACATGTATAcgtgcatgagagagagagagagagagagagagttgaacaATATAACCATCTTAATGCGCAACTTAGTCATAGGTTATTCTAGGTACCTGTTAAGGTGTTGCCTGTATTTCATGATGGATAAGAGCAGGAAGATGCTCACAATTCATGCAACAACATGCATATTGAAGGAATATTCCTAGTGTAGCAAGTGTCCAAGGCAATTTAAACTTCAAAAATTAAACCACAACAACAATCCAGCCTTGTTGGCATTGTTCATCGTATGCTCTAAACCAAATGATAATGCATATATCATAGTATGAGGTGACAAAATTAGCATTTTTATTTCCTGTATCTGCCAAAGAAACATGGTTGAGAGACCTGAGACTTGTGTTAGCTTCCGAATTTGATTGATAACAAAGTAGAATAGTTTAATTATCTTCCTCTCTCCCTCatgattttcattttttattttttttcttggagGCACTACTTCCCTTCAAAGAGGAAAAGCCCCAGCTAACAGAAGACAAATCCTAACACAGTACTAAACATGCACCAAAAAGTTTCCATTAGCAACAAGGTGGTTTAAAGCCATTATCAGCAAAAGCTGACCATGATAATTTTGGGTACTTCAGATGCCATGCCAATGAGTTCTCTAAACCAAACTGGCCAACAAGAAAAGCAAGGGGATGATGAGGCAAAGGTTTTACAGAAAATCAAATTCAGCAGATTGATGGTTTACTAATTAAATTAGTTTTCACGATTAAAATGTTTGTACCATGAAATAGTGAAAATTATACCTTAATGTAGGTGCAACGAAAGAGTTTGCAGCACTTTGAAGAACACTTAAACCAGTCAACCGAATAAAGGCTGCTTTGTCCTGTTCCAAGACATACTTTACACTGGTCCCTGTAAAGTCAACCAAACACATGAAGAAAACTGATTCACTTGTGTATCTAGGACCTAAATCTTACATATCACGATACCATTCAAGGAAGCAATGCGATCTGAGATCCATGTTCTAGACACCACAAGTAAAGCAACTGCAAACAACTTCATGCCTTGTCGATCAAATAGGGAGGGAACCTGAAAAAAAATGTCCACACAGGAAAATAACTTACTTATGAGGTTCACTTCACGTCTTTTACTAAAAACATGACCAGTCTAAATGATGTTTGCCAAATTCATTTTGAGTTAAGCTGCCCTCAGAAGAACCGTCAGCTTAGTTTTCCTGAAAACTTCTTAACTAATTACCAATGCAAAGAGTTTGTCTGACTCTGACCTATAGATATGAAACAAGATAAAACAAGACATAAATAACCTACCAGTACATTGAACATTGCAGCAACTCTATGCGGCAGCACCCTTGGAGGCTTCTGCAGTTGCGGAGCAATTGGAAGTGGAACTTTCTTGTCAATTTCAGGTGATGATATAATGATCCTACTAGAATACGGATGAACCTCTGATTCTGATAATGTGTTTCCCTGAGAAGAAAAAGGCATCAGAAGTTTTTTTTAATAGCATGTAGTAAATAATGAAGGTGTCCTGCTTAAACCTTTCCACTGGTAGAAAAAGCTCTTTGAACAGCTAGTGCATCATTTTGACGATTAATTTCTGATGAATTTGGTAAATCAGGAATTGTCTCAGAAGGAAGGGATTGAGTttttctgaaaattgaaaaagtcTGAAGTCAACAATCAGTTATCTGTGCAGAACCAAAGAGATTAAGACAATTATCGAATGTAACCTCTTAAACTGGACTCTCCATCCTCCTTCCCCATCTAATGACAAAACTATGTCATGGAATGCAACTAAAGCAGGTCGGTGTGAGATTGTTATGCATGATGTCCCCATTGCTCGAACCATCTTACAGAAGCGTTCCTCCATATTGGTTGTGACTGCACTTGTACACTCATCAAGAATAGCAAACTTAGGCTTATGATAAAACAACCTAGCCATTCCAAGCCTCTGTTGTTCACCAAGGGAAAGCTCATCTCCCCAGTTAATTTCCCTTTCCAATGGGTAACGATCTAGCAAATACTCAAGATCAACCTGACAAATGAAAATTTATCTTTCTATTTTACATTAAACAACTTCAAAAACAGTACTTTGTGAATCAATAAGGTCAGAATAATAGGCATTTAAGCAACTGAAAAATAAAGGAAAATTGTGAGGGCAAGGATAGGAAAATCAAATAGTCCAAGAAAAATGTTACATTTCTTAAGAGCTCAACCATTCCCTCATGGGTGAGTGGTTCAGTCTCTTGATCCACTGTAAGGGGATAAATCAACTGGTCACGAAGTGTCCCAACTGCTGTATATGGCCGTTGTGGCACATAGAAAATCTCCTTATTGAGATCTGAACCAATCCCAGGTTTTACAATGTAGCCAGATACCAGTGGCCAAAGACCTCCAAGAACCCGGAAGAGAGAACTTTTCCCACTtccattgggacctataaaagCAAATCTCAATTATAAGAGACAAAATGCACCATTAAGCACACTTCAAGAACATTAAAATATTATCTGAATTAAGCAAATAGAAGAAGCACTGCCTGCTAAACTCCAGCtagttgtttttgtttttgtaacTAACAAATGTTGGATTTCACTTGTTCCAAAAGCCAATGCTGACATCAACAAATATTTCAAAAATGTGTAAAGTACTAACAATGCTATTTCTCCATTGATAGATTCTAGATATAAAACTCAATGGTTGCAGTTTTTTATACCAACCATAAAGAGCAGAAAAGATATTAATTAGCTGATAAAAGGAATCATAATTTGTAAAAGCAAAATCAGTTCAGATTTCAGAAATTACTCAAAGAAAGCAAATCCATGAATCAGACCAGAAACTAATTTAAGAAAGCTTTTCACAGGGTGTAAAATCAAACATAACAAGATTTTCACAGGgtgttcaaaattattttttatattttaaaattaagaaatcttgtttaatttttgttttcaaAACATCTAGGCCACTGCTTAACTGTCAGTtctagaaacaaaaataaaaaaaggtgtAAGCCTAGCATCACATGAGGGATTATAAAGGTGTAGGTCGATGGATAGTGGAGGACAATACATGGTTCAACAAAAAAGAGAGCTTAAGGTAATGGCAACATGCTATTCAAGTGGAGGACCTCCCTCAATGAGACATCTTAGATGAGGTTAAAAGAGAGGGGGAAGGAAAATAATCCAAATAATTGAGTAAATAGTCACGTGATCTCAGAGATAAGATGAACTTCCAATTTCCATCAGAAATACGGCAAGTAGGTACCAAATATGAATGGACCTGCTTTAACAATCAGAAGTAGGAAGCTTCTACTccgtaaaaatttaaaaattctagaTACGCTTTTCGATAAGTTTCcatttttttttgaaaagtttTGGAAGAAAATAAGCATATCAAGCCCTCTGATTGTCACAAAACTTGTCCTTTTGAATGTTAGATTTTTGTTAGGTCCTTCTGAGAAGTAATACGAGTAGAAATATATTTTCTTTGGATTCACAAAGAAAACCATAAAATTATGTAAAAGCTTCTAAATAAGCTCtactaatattttcattacaatagAGGCAAATGTTTATGTTCTGGATGGTATTTCTCTAACAGTAAACAGAGAGCCTCCATGGTACAGGTGTCATGCAAATGAATCCGCTTATAATAAGATTCTTACATGTAAAGAGTACACAAGGCTAAATGACCAAGTTCACAAAAAAAATCCAAATCTCTGAGTGAAAACTAATGTTACAAATTGACCTCAGGAACTACATAAATAGCAGGATAATGATAAATTAGATCCCTACTTTCTTCTATAGAATTATAGACAATATGAATAGTTTGTACTTttgtaagaaaacatgctgtccatGACAGACTAAATAGAGGCCTCAATCTAACAGAGACAAGGAAAATGTGAGATTACACATTAACAAGGaattaaagaaaagaaatttaCCAGTGATTAGTAGATTAGAGCCTGATTCTACCCTGAGACTCAAATCATCCACCAATACATTTCCGGTCGGTGTAACTACCTGTAAGCATCTAAAGTTAGTATCACAAGGATAAGAAACAGACAAAAGTTCCAAATAATTTGAACTACCTGAACACCTGCAAACTCAATATAATTTGCTTCACTGATATAATTTCCACTGGTACTTCTCTGAATCACTGATCTGTTGTAGGTAGCAGATAGCTCCTTTGCAACAATCATTAGATCATGAATGCGGTCAGCATAACCACTGtataagaattacagttggaagaaTTATCTCCAGGAAATGGTCAACTAAATGAATTGATATTTCATGTCTCTTATTAACTAATTCAAGAACAACATCTAGAGAATATGACAAATTGGACTCATCACTACTTGCTTATCGACTCATTGAAGTAGTCATAAAGTAAAAGGAAGTCTACAATGCAAACTAGTACTCTCTCTGGGCGATCACCCCATTTGTCATTCTGAAAACAAAATGCAAAATGCATAGAAAAAATGAATTTGAAGACCATAAACTGTAACAAACACAAAAGCTGATTAATTCATTACAGCATCCAGCAGCCAAACTGAGCAATGATTTTACAAGAATAACAAGTTTCAACCACATTTAGTTCATGAACCAAGAAGACATACAAATGCAAGGAGCCTTCCAATTCAATGACGAGGATTATGTAAACCTAAAAAATTTCTTAGGCATTAATGGACAAATAATCAAACTTCAGTACAACATAAGATTCCACAGCTAAAGCCAAAATAAAGCTTGCTGGATTACTGTTTCTGATCCCTTTAAGGCACTGCAGCATTAGTCACAAAGAAAATGTGTTGACCTGCCCATTCTACAACAGATGACAGTATCTTTTCCTTTGTGTGCAAACAACTGTGGCCTTAATCACAAACCTCAACTATGAAATTGACCTCTCATCTTTTTCTTGGCTTTATCATTTATACCACTACATGACTTTCTTTTGTGCCTGTCTACTGGTTGATGGTTTAATTTGTTGGGTACTGATATACACAATTCTTTGGTCTCAATGCTCAAATAAGGTGTATACAAAGCCAAGTACTGCTTCATAAACTAGCTATAAAGATGATCCAGTGGAATATAGTaagaaaaatgatatatataagtTGTCTGTGATTACAAGAACATGAATAAAAGAAGCACACAAAATTAACCCTATGATAACCATTGAAGATTAATTACCCACAGACAAATGCAAAGGCGTAGTGTAAAGAAATATCAAAATGAGAAATAGTAAGGCAAATAAGAACAGTTTCTTTGCTTGGTGAAATGCCACAATTACGAcaatgaagaaaagaaaagaaattactcTAATGATAACCATGAACATTCAATTGCCTATATATTAGGACGTCCAAAAGTAGATAATCAAAATATAGAGTATAAACTAGgaagaatgataaaaaaaataaggtATCAATATCAGTTCTAAAGGGTGAAGAGCAAGCAATACAATGGTGCAAAATTGGAGGTAGAAATACTTAGATGCCTTTGTCTGGACAAAATTGCATAGCATGACATGTATATACAAAATTGGAGAGAGTATAATTGCAGTGGCTGGTGCTTTTTTGTTTGCAAAATGTTTTGCTTGTTAAGATGTATATTTCTTTCAACTTCAATTTTCTTCAGGACAGAATATTTCCATCGATGACAAGTGCAAACTAATTAAATATCCATCCGCCTTGctgcatctttttcttttgtGTCACAGATTCGTTCTCCAACATGCATATCTTATTCCATTAATATCTTAAAGTGAGATATTTTAACTAAGATTTTCCCATAATCTTTTTATAGAAATTCCTCTCAGTATATTCAAAGGATTGAACAAACCAAAATACCAGTCTCTAAAGAAGATATTTTAAATAAGCTTTTTCAAAAATGGATTTCACATGTACTAGTACCAAGCTATATATGCTGATACTGGTACTTGACCAAACTAGTAAATACCGGTCGGACAAGCATTGGAAAAATGTACAACTTTTGCATCTTTCATTTTCTTATTGCAACTATTTTAGTTAGTGTGCTGAATTCTTGGTGAAGTTTGAGTTAACATTAATCATCGACCCGCTGTAACTGGACACGATATATTCAGCAAAAGGGCTCAGTCTTTGATCATTGGAAAGTAGCAATAAAGAAGATCATGAATATAGAATCAGTTTTAcaaaaactagttaaaattatgacTCTTCAAGACGTTGTTAAGGGCAAAGTGTACAATAATAACTACAAAAATTCAGGCAATGtgaggaaaaaaattatatagcactGGGAAATATATACATTTGGTTTGCTAATCACTTTGACAAAGCCAGCAAATTCATGCAAGTAGAGCACAAACAAAGATTCATTCCCTAAAATAAAAATGACATT contains the following coding sequences:
- the LOC135640587 gene encoding ABC transporter D family member 1-like isoform X2, which codes for MPSLQLLPLTEHGRSLLVSRRRTLAAVSAVLVAGGTFAYMQSRQSRISLNSHDSLNHITSRENEESLSQNSVNDQLVRPAMQRRKGMRSLHALAAILLSRMGPNGMRNLLFLVTTAVLRTALSHRLAKVQGFLFRAAFLQRVPTFLRLIAENLLLCFLQSTLYSTSKYLTGALGLRFRKILTELIHSDYFENMVYYKISHVSNRTSSPEQRIASDIPKFCSELSDLIQEDLTAVADGLIYTWRLCSYASPKYVLWILAYVLGAGAAIRNFSPAFGKLMSKEQQLEGDYRQLHSRLRTHAESVAFYGGENREASHIKEKFEKLIKHLNIVLHDRWWFGMIQDFLLKYLGATVGVVLIIEPFFAGNLRPDASTLGRAEMLSNLRYHTSVIMSLFQSLGTLSISSARLNRLSGYADRIHDLMIVAKELSATYNRSVIQRSTSGNYISEANYIEFAGVQVVTPTGNVLVDDLSLRVESGSNLLITGPNGSGKSSLFRVLGGLWPLVSGYIVKPGIGSDLNKEIFYVPQRPYTAVGTLRDQLIYPLTVDQETEPLTHEGMVELLRNVDLEYLLDRYPLEREINWGDELSLGEQQRLGMARLFYHKPKFAILDECTSAVTTNMEERFCKMVRAMGTSCITISHRPALVAFHDIVLSLDGEGGWRVQFKRKTQSLPSETIPDLPNSSEINRQNDALAVQRAFSTSGKGNTLSESEVHPYSSRIIISSPEIDKKVPLPIAPQLQKPPRVLPHRVAAMFNVLVPSLFDRQGMKLFAVALLVVSRTWISDRIASLNGTSVKYVLEQDKAAFIRLTGLSVLQSAANSFVAPTLRHLTARLALGWRIRLTHHLLKNYLKRNTFYKVFHMSGKHIDADQRITHDVEKLTSDLSGLVTGMVKPSVDIIWFTWRMKLLSGRRGVAILYAYMLLGLGLLRSVAPEFGDLASKEQQLEGTFRYMHSRLRTHAESIAFFGGGSREKAMLDSRFRELLQHCEIHLRNKWLYGILDDFITKQLPHNVTWVLSLLYAVEHKGDRALTSTQGELAHALRFLASVVSQSFLAFGDILQLHKKFLELSGGINRIFELEELFDAAQNESSLPDASLCSDANDTHAQDIISFRKVDIITPSQKLLAKQLTCDIVHGKSLLVTGPNGSGKSSLFRALRGLWPIVSGSLVKPCHNMFYVPQQPYTSLGTLRDQVIYPLSREEAELRMISMVRTGSGSDATLLLDAHLKTILEGVRLVYLLEREGWDATANWEDVLSLGEQQRLGMARLFFHHPKYGVLDECTNATSVDVEEHLYRLANEMGITVITSSQRPALIPFHSMELKLIDGEGKWELCAIDQ
- the LOC135640587 gene encoding ABC transporter D family member 1-like isoform X3, with the translated sequence MPSLQLLPLTEHGRSLLVSRRRTLAAVSAVLVAGGTFAYMQSRQSRISLNSHDSLNHITSRENEESLSQNSVNDQLVRPAMQRRKGMRSLHALAAILLSRMGPNGMRNLLFLVTTAVLRTALSHRLAKVQGFLFRAAFLQRVPTFLRLIAENLLLCFLQSTLYSTSKYLTGALGLRFRKILTELIHSDYFENMVYYKISHVSNRTSSPEQRIASDIPKFCSELSDLIQEDLTAVADGLIYTWRLCSYASPKYVLWILAYVLGAGAAIRNFSPAFGKLMSKEQQLEGDYRQLHSRLRTHAESVAFYGGENREASHIKEKFEKLIKHLNIVLHDRWWFGMIQDFLLKYLGATVGVVLIIEPFFAGNLRPDASTLGRAEMLSNLRYHTSVIMSLFQSLGTLSISSARLNRLSGYADRIHDLMIVAKELSATYNRSVIQRSTSGNYISEANYIEFAGVQVVTPTGNVLVDDLSLRVESGSNLLITGPNGSGKSSLFRVLGGLWPLVSGYIVKPGIGSDLNKEIFYVPQRPYTAVGTLRDQLIYPLTVDQETEPLTHEGMVELLRNVDLEYLLDRYPLEREINWGDELSLGEQQRLGMARLFYHKPKFAILDECTSAVTTNMEERFCKMVRAMGTSCITISHRPALVAFHDIVLSLDGEGGWRVQFKRKTQSLPSETIPDLPNSSEINRQNDALAVQRAFSTSGKGNTLSESEVHPYSSRIIISSPEIDKKVPLPIAPQLQKPPRVLPHRVAAMFNVLVPSLFDRQGMKLFAVALLVVSRTWISDRIASLNGTSVKYVLEQDKAAFIRLTGLSVLQSAANSFVAPTLRHLTARLALGWRIRLTHHLLKNYLKRNTFYKVFHMSGKHIDADQRITHDVEKLTSDLSGLVTGMVKPSVDIIWFTWRMKLLSGRRGVAILYAYMLLGLGLLRSVAPEFGDLASKEQQLEGTFRYMHSRLRTHAESIAFFGGGSREKAMLDSRFRELLQHCEIHLRNKWLYGILDDFITKQLPHNVTWVLSLLYAVEHKGDRALTSTQGELAHALRFLASVVSQSFLAFGDILQLHKKFLELSGGINRIFELEELFDAAQNESSLPDASLCSDANDTHAQDIISFRKVDIITPSQKLLAKQLTCDIVHGKSLLVTGPNGSGKSSLFRALRGLWPIVSGSLVKPCHNMFYVPQQPYTSLGTLRDQVIYPLSREEAELRMISMVRTGSGSDATLLLDAHLKTILEGVRLVYLLEREGWDATANWEDVLSLGEQQRLGMARLFFHHPKYGVLDECTNATSVDVEEHLYRLANEMGITVITSSQLQSAMEEALMLLLWTG